Proteins from a genomic interval of Caldicellulosiruptor diazotrophicus:
- a CDS encoding ABC transporter permease encodes MVKKVLQSILMPLIAIFISMIVGGIVILITAKQNPIYAYLALFSGAYGNLMNFATTLTNAIPLIITGLGVAIAFSSGLFNIGAEGQFWIGAIVATYLGYQVKGLPWFLHIPLIIICAMIAGALWGGVVPGLAKVYTGAHEVITTMMMSYIAIYFSHYLLEGGPMMDKGTIPQSPVIQNSAKLSTLVPNTQLSSGLFIAILAVVIVYILMYKTTLGYELRAVGFNVKAAKYAGINVAQKLVLAMGLSGAFAGLAGAVQIMGVQYRLYDSFTSGYGYTAIVVALLANNNPIGVVIAALFLAGLSTGAQEMQMQTNISGQLADVVVGLIIFFIAIEELYRIVIEKIKNRKTKLQPVGGQK; translated from the coding sequence ATGGTTAAAAAGGTTTTGCAGAGTATTTTAATGCCGCTTATTGCTATTTTTATATCCATGATAGTAGGTGGAATAGTAATATTAATCACAGCAAAACAAAATCCTATATATGCGTATTTGGCACTTTTTAGCGGCGCTTATGGGAATCTAATGAACTTTGCAACAACCCTGACAAATGCAATACCCCTCATAATAACCGGACTTGGGGTTGCGATAGCATTTTCTTCTGGGCTTTTTAATATTGGTGCCGAAGGACAGTTTTGGATAGGCGCAATTGTTGCAACCTATCTTGGGTACCAGGTAAAAGGTCTTCCGTGGTTTTTACACATTCCATTGATAATTATATGTGCTATGATAGCGGGTGCGCTGTGGGGTGGAGTTGTTCCTGGTCTTGCGAAAGTTTACACTGGTGCTCATGAGGTTATCACAACTATGATGATGAGCTATATAGCCATTTATTTTAGCCACTATTTGTTAGAAGGCGGTCCAATGATGGACAAAGGAACAATACCACAATCACCAGTGATTCAAAACAGTGCAAAGTTAAGTACTTTGGTACCAAATACACAGCTGTCAAGTGGACTTTTCATTGCAATCTTGGCAGTTGTAATAGTATATATTCTCATGTACAAAACGACATTGGGTTACGAACTTAGAGCAGTAGGGTTTAACGTCAAAGCTGCAAAATATGCTGGAATTAATGTTGCTCAAAAACTTGTTTTAGCAATGGGACTTTCTGGGGCATTTGCTGGCCTTGCTGGTGCTGTTCAGATAATGGGTGTGCAGTACAGACTCTATGATAGCTTTACTTCAGGTTATGGTTATACTGCTATAGTTGTTGCACTTCTTGCGAATAACAATCCCATTGGTGTTGTAATAGCAGCACTTTTCCTGGCAGGACTGTCAACAGGTGCACAAGAGATGCAGATGCAAACAAATATCTCTGGTCAGCTTGCCGATGTTGTTGTGGGGCTTATAATATTCTTTATTGCAATTGAAGAGCTTTATAGGATTGTTATTGAAAAAATAAAAAACAGAAAAACAAAGTTACAACCAGTAGGAGGGCAAAAGTAA
- a CDS encoding ABC transporter permease, translated as MNILHIFTNPYLWASTIAMAVPLAFPAIGGTFSERAGVVNISMEGIMLISAFVSVAFSAYFHNAWLGLLAGVISGILVAYVFAWAAAKMYANQIVLGMAFNIFASGITAYLFNAIYGPEGTPFDTPKLPDVRIPIIDEVPVIGQILSGQNVMVYIMFVLIILSQWFLFKTTIGLRLRAVGENPEAAETAGIDVVKMKYLGVILGGAFSALGGAYLSIGVLNSFSPEMSSGRGYIALAAMIFGKWTPVGSFLASLLFGFATALSYTLQESSISKNIIMMLPYVVTILALIGIGGKSVAPAADGIPYRPKK; from the coding sequence ATGAACATACTCCATATTTTTACAAATCCATATTTGTGGGCGTCAACCATTGCAATGGCAGTACCGCTTGCATTTCCGGCAATTGGCGGAACTTTTTCTGAACGAGCTGGCGTTGTCAATATTTCTATGGAAGGAATAATGCTAATTTCGGCATTTGTTTCTGTTGCATTTTCGGCATACTTTCACAATGCATGGCTTGGACTTTTAGCGGGAGTAATCTCTGGTATTTTGGTAGCATATGTATTTGCATGGGCAGCTGCAAAGATGTACGCAAACCAGATAGTCCTTGGTATGGCTTTTAATATATTTGCATCTGGCATTACAGCTTACCTTTTCAATGCTATATATGGACCAGAAGGGACACCTTTTGATACGCCTAAACTTCCTGATGTTAGAATACCTATTATTGATGAGGTTCCTGTAATTGGTCAAATTTTGAGCGGACAAAATGTGATGGTTTATATAATGTTTGTTTTGATAATACTTAGCCAGTGGTTTTTGTTCAAAACAACCATAGGTTTGAGACTAAGAGCCGTTGGCGAAAATCCAGAAGCTGCTGAGACAGCAGGTATTGATGTTGTAAAGATGAAATACTTGGGTGTTATTCTGGGTGGGGCGTTTTCAGCTCTTGGTGGTGCTTATCTTTCAATTGGTGTTTTGAACAGTTTTTCACCTGAGATGTCGTCAGGAAGAGGTTATATAGCTTTGGCTGCTATGATTTTTGGCAAATGGACACCAGTTGGCTCATTCTTAGCATCACTTTTGTTTGGTTTTGCAACAGCTCTGAGCTATACATTGCAAGAATCCTCAATTTCAAAAAACATTATAATGATGTTACCATATGTAGTTACAATATTAGCATTGATTGGAATAGGCGGCAAGAGCGTTGCGCCTGCTGCCGATGGTATTCCTTACAGGCCTAAAAAATAG
- a CDS encoding GntR family transcriptional regulator translates to MENFELVGYPQRYEVVLKRLKQLIEEKFKEGDKLPSELELARFFGVSRATLREALRILEEEGYVVRKHGVGTFVSSRPILQSGMEELQSITKLMEKQGYKPHTKDIVVTKTYPNAKEAHMLRIPSTEEIIKIERVRLAESIPVVYCVDRLPAKLFSSEFKFIGESLFDYLNDKLGIYIAYAISDIIPMLAEKNNVYKKLDLEKNDVVLLLDQVHFDQNDIPILYSSNYFSPKKFRFYIVRKRV, encoded by the coding sequence ATGGAAAATTTTGAATTAGTAGGATACCCCCAAAGGTATGAGGTTGTGTTGAAGAGATTAAAACAACTCATAGAAGAAAAATTTAAAGAAGGTGACAAACTTCCTTCTGAGCTGGAACTGGCAAGGTTTTTTGGTGTGAGCAGAGCAACACTTAGAGAGGCTTTAAGGATATTAGAAGAAGAAGGATATGTTGTAAGAAAACATGGTGTTGGGACTTTTGTGTCATCACGGCCAATTTTACAATCTGGAATGGAAGAACTTCAGAGTATAACAAAACTAATGGAAAAACAGGGATACAAACCACATACCAAAGATATTGTCGTGACCAAAACCTATCCCAACGCAAAAGAGGCTCATATGCTCAGAATACCATCAACTGAAGAGATTATTAAAATAGAAAGAGTACGACTTGCTGAGAGTATTCCCGTTGTTTATTGTGTTGATAGACTTCCTGCAAAGCTATTTTCATCTGAATTTAAATTTATAGGAGAATCATTATTTGACTATTTAAATGACAAATTGGGAATATATATTGCGTACGCAATCTCTGATATTATTCCAATGCTTGCTGAGAAAAATAATGTGTACAAAAAGCTTGACCTTGAAAAGAATGATGTTGTTCTTTTGCTTGACCAAGTCCATTTTGACCAAAACGACATTCCAATTTTGTATTCTTCGAATTATTTTTCACCCAAGAAGTTCAGATTCTATATTGTACGAAAGAGGGTATAA
- the cdd gene encoding cytidine deaminase, translated as MKYLDKVDDTIIYFLTLAQEAQKRAYAPYSRFRVGAVAVGKSNKAYTGCNIENASYPLSMCAERVALFKAISEGESEIKALYIIGPENGPISPCGACRQVIFELAKDAIIYLSNHDLTKIVETNIKELLPYGFGLQKR; from the coding sequence ATGAAGTATTTGGACAAAGTTGATGATACAATTATATATTTTTTGACCTTGGCCCAAGAAGCTCAAAAAAGGGCATATGCACCATATTCGCGTTTCAGGGTTGGTGCAGTAGCTGTTGGAAAAAGTAACAAGGCATATACAGGGTGCAACATAGAAAATGCTTCATATCCACTTTCCATGTGTGCAGAAAGAGTTGCACTTTTTAAAGCGATATCAGAAGGTGAAAGTGAAATAAAAGCTCTTTATATCATTGGTCCAGAAAATGGGCCTATATCGCCATGTGGTGCGTGTAGACAGGTAATATTTGAACTTGCAAAAGATGCCATCATTTATCTTTCAAATCATGATTTGACAAAAATAGTTGAAACTAATATCAAAGAACTTTTGCCATATGGATTTGGATTACAAAAAAGATAA
- a CDS encoding XapX domain-containing protein, whose product MKSILLSFITGFVVGAIFRILKLPIPAPNALAGVMGIFGIFLGSVFANQILKFLTK is encoded by the coding sequence GTGAAATCAATATTACTTTCTTTTATCACAGGGTTTGTTGTCGGTGCTATATTCAGGATTCTTAAGCTTCCAATTCCTGCTCCAAATGCTCTTGCAGGTGTAATGGGTATATTTGGAATATTTTTGGGTTCTGTTTTTGCTAACCAGATTCTCAAGTTTTTAACAAAGTAA
- a CDS encoding pyrimidine-nucleoside phosphorylase: MLVTEIIRKKRDGEILSKEELEFIVNGYVKGEIPDYQMAAFLMAIYFRGMSKDELVELTMLMAKSGKMVDLGSIEGIKVDKHSSGGIADTTTLVLIPLAASCGVKVAKMSGRGLSHTGGTIDKLESIPGLKTELSEDEFIEAVNKVGAAIVGQSESLVPADKKIYALRDVTCTVESIPLIASSIMSKKIAAGSDKIILDVKFGKGAFMKEYGRAKELANTMVEIGTLAGRETIAYVTDMNQPLGLMIGNALEVIEAIEVLKGRGHEDLKNLCVEFASEMMIISGIEKDKKLAQERIIESIEKGHALEKFKEIIKNQGGNPEIVNNYSLLPQAKYTYELKCNEDMYIKDIDALKLGLCALKLGAGRQRKEDRIDYAVGIQLFGKIGDKIGKNMPFAKIYANDEKRLEEAILDVKTAFEFSKAPVPKRKVIFAKITKDNVFEY; encoded by the coding sequence ATGCTGGTAACAGAAATTATTAGGAAAAAAAGAGATGGTGAAATCTTGAGCAAAGAAGAGCTTGAATTTATTGTGAATGGATATGTAAAAGGCGAAATTCCAGACTATCAGATGGCTGCTTTCTTGATGGCTATATATTTTAGAGGGATGTCAAAAGATGAGCTTGTAGAACTTACCATGCTCATGGCAAAATCAGGCAAGATGGTAGACCTCGGCAGTATAGAGGGAATCAAGGTTGACAAACACTCAAGTGGTGGTATTGCTGACACAACAACCCTGGTCTTAATACCACTGGCAGCATCTTGCGGTGTAAAAGTTGCAAAGATGTCAGGACGAGGACTTTCTCACACAGGTGGGACAATTGACAAGTTGGAGTCAATTCCAGGTTTGAAAACAGAGCTTTCAGAAGATGAGTTTATAGAAGCTGTAAATAAAGTTGGTGCGGCAATTGTTGGACAGTCAGAAAGCCTTGTTCCTGCAGACAAAAAGATATATGCTTTAAGAGATGTCACATGTACAGTTGAATCTATACCACTTATAGCATCTTCTATCATGAGCAAAAAGATTGCAGCTGGTAGTGATAAGATAATACTTGATGTGAAATTTGGTAAGGGCGCTTTTATGAAAGAGTATGGAAGGGCAAAAGAACTTGCTAATACTATGGTTGAGATTGGAACTTTGGCAGGAAGAGAAACCATCGCATATGTTACAGATATGAACCAGCCACTTGGTCTTATGATTGGAAACGCTCTTGAGGTTATTGAAGCAATAGAGGTCTTAAAAGGCAGAGGACATGAAGATTTGAAGAATCTTTGTGTTGAATTTGCATCTGAGATGATGATTATCTCTGGAATTGAAAAAGATAAAAAATTAGCACAAGAAAGAATAATTGAGAGCATTGAAAAAGGACATGCTCTTGAAAAGTTTAAAGAAATTATAAAAAACCAAGGTGGGAACCCTGAAATAGTTAACAATTATTCTTTGCTGCCACAAGCAAAATATACTTATGAACTAAAATGCAATGAAGATATGTATATAAAAGACATCGATGCGCTAAAGCTTGGACTTTGTGCGCTAAAACTTGGTGCAGGAAGGCAAAGAAAAGAAGACAGAATTGACTATGCAGTTGGAATTCAACTTTTTGGTAAAATAGGCGACAAAATAGGTAAGAATATGCCGTTTGCTAAAATCTATGCAAATGATGAAAAAAGGCTTGAAGAAGCCATCTTAGATGTGAAAACTGCATTTGAGTTTTCAAAAGCGCCTGTTCCAAAAAGAAAAGTAATATTTGCAAAGATAACGAAAGATAATGTCTTTGAATATTAA
- the deoC gene encoding deoxyribose-phosphate aldolase has translation MTRQEIAKFIDHTLLRSSATPADIKKICDEALKYSFASVCVNPYYVRLCKEYLKESNVKVATVIGFPLGANTLKTKVFEAKEAFENGADEIDMVINIGSMLSGDTDYVYEEIKSVVDVAREYSSKIVKVIIETSELDDEKKIEACKIVAEAGADFIKTSTGFSKSGAKYEDILLLRKVVGDKLKIKASGGIRTFEDALLMIQAGASRIGTSSGVAIVGGK, from the coding sequence ATGACCAGACAAGAAATTGCAAAGTTTATTGACCATACTCTTTTGAGGTCTTCTGCAACACCTGCAGATATAAAAAAAATATGTGATGAGGCTCTGAAATACTCATTTGCCTCTGTTTGTGTGAATCCTTATTATGTAAGATTATGTAAGGAATACTTGAAAGAGTCAAATGTCAAAGTGGCAACTGTGATAGGTTTTCCACTTGGTGCAAACACTCTCAAAACAAAGGTGTTTGAAGCAAAAGAAGCTTTTGAAAATGGTGCTGATGAGATAGATATGGTTATAAATATTGGATCTATGCTAAGTGGTGACACAGATTATGTTTATGAAGAGATAAAAAGTGTTGTTGATGTTGCAAGAGAATATTCAAGTAAAATAGTGAAAGTGATAATAGAAACATCTGAACTTGACGATGAAAAGAAGATCGAAGCATGCAAAATTGTAGCCGAAGCGGGCGCAGATTTTATAAAAACTTCTACAGGGTTTTCTAAAAGCGGTGCAAAGTATGAGGATATTCTCCTTTTGAGAAAAGTTGTAGGAGACAAGTTGAAAATTAAGGCTTCAGGTGGAATTAGAACGTTTGAGGATGCTCTTTTGATGATACAAGCAGGCGCAAGCAGGATAGGTACAAGCAGCGGTGTAGCAATTGTTGGTGGGAAATAA
- a CDS encoding phosphopentomutase has product MRVILIVLDSVGVGALDDAYLYGDEGSNTLSNTSYVVGGLELKNLYKLGIGNITSIKGTPPNPNPIGVFGKSREMSKGKDTITGHWEIAGVVLEEPFKTFPNGFPEDLIREFEKKIGRKVLGNKVASGTEIIKELGEEHIKTGYPIVYTSADSVFQIAAHEEIIPLEELYRICQIARQLLVGKYLVARVIARPFVGKDKNSFVRTYNRRDFAVEPPYNTLLDNVKEAGFECVGIGKIEDIFAKRGLTKSIHTEGNMDGVDKTLKTMDEVDKGLIFTNLVDYDMLYGHRNDPYGYAKALIDFDTRLPEIMKKLKEDDILIITADHGCDPTTPSTDHSREYVPIIVYGQNVKKGHDLGTRKSFADIGQTIAEYLNIKPLKFGESFLKIMIK; this is encoded by the coding sequence ATGAGAGTTATATTAATTGTTCTTGACAGTGTGGGTGTCGGTGCACTTGACGATGCATATCTTTACGGGGATGAAGGGAGTAATACTCTTTCAAATACTTCTTATGTAGTTGGAGGCCTTGAACTTAAGAACTTATATAAACTTGGGATAGGAAACATAACAAGTATAAAAGGTACACCGCCAAATCCTAATCCTATTGGAGTTTTTGGTAAGAGCAGGGAAATGTCAAAGGGCAAGGACACTATAACCGGCCACTGGGAGATAGCTGGTGTTGTGTTAGAGGAACCTTTCAAGACATTTCCAAATGGTTTTCCTGAAGATTTGATTCGTGAATTTGAAAAAAAGATTGGGAGAAAAGTTCTTGGCAACAAAGTTGCATCTGGTACAGAAATAATAAAAGAGCTGGGAGAAGAGCATATAAAAACTGGCTATCCAATTGTTTATACTTCTGCTGACTCTGTATTTCAAATAGCTGCTCACGAAGAAATAATTCCTCTTGAGGAGTTATATAGAATATGCCAGATAGCAAGGCAGCTTCTTGTTGGAAAATATCTTGTTGCCAGGGTAATTGCAAGGCCATTTGTGGGAAAAGATAAAAACAGTTTTGTAAGAACTTATAACAGAAGAGATTTTGCAGTTGAGCCTCCTTATAATACTCTACTTGATAATGTTAAAGAAGCAGGTTTTGAATGTGTGGGAATAGGTAAGATAGAGGATATTTTTGCTAAAAGAGGATTGACAAAGAGTATTCACACAGAAGGAAACATGGACGGAGTTGACAAGACGTTGAAAACAATGGATGAAGTTGATAAAGGATTAATTTTTACAAACCTTGTTGACTATGATATGCTGTATGGTCACAGAAATGACCCTTATGGTTATGCAAAGGCTTTAATAGACTTTGACACAAGGCTTCCCGAAATCATGAAAAAGCTTAAAGAAGATGATATTTTGATAATCACTGCAGACCATGGTTGTGACCCGACAACACCTTCAACAGACCATTCGCGTGAATATGTGCCAATTATTGTATATGGTCAGAATGTTAAAAAAGGACATGACCTTGGAACAAGAAAAAGCTTTGCTGATATTGGTCAGACAATAGCAGAATATTTGAATATAAAACCTTTAAAGTTTGGAGAGAGTTTTTTAAAAATTATGATAAAATAG
- a CDS encoding purine-nucleoside phosphorylase, with protein MSYYEKVKEASEFIKGKIPSVPEVAIILGSGLGNFVEAMEDRIEINYSEIPHFPVSTVKGHKGNLVFGIVKGRKVLAFQGRFHLYEGYKAQEVVIGVRAAGLLGVKNLIVTNAAGGISPLLSPGDLMVIKDHINLSGENPAIGPEAERFGERFFDMTYAYDREMIEKAKDVYKKNRVDYKEGVYAFLKGPSYETPSEIKMLKIIGADAVGMSTVLEVIAARQMNMRVFGVSCITNMAAGILEKKLSHQEVIEVTKLVEEKFIKIIRDLIEII; from the coding sequence ATGTCGTATTATGAGAAAGTAAAAGAAGCATCAGAGTTTATAAAAGGTAAGATTCCAAGTGTGCCAGAGGTTGCTATTATTCTGGGCAGTGGACTTGGCAACTTTGTTGAGGCAATGGAAGATAGAATTGAGATTAACTATTCAGAGATACCTCATTTTCCTGTGTCTACTGTCAAAGGGCACAAAGGCAACTTGGTTTTTGGAATAGTAAAAGGAAGAAAGGTTTTAGCATTCCAGGGAAGATTTCATCTTTATGAAGGGTATAAGGCTCAAGAGGTTGTAATTGGTGTGAGGGCAGCTGGACTTTTGGGTGTGAAAAACCTAATTGTTACAAACGCGGCAGGGGGAATTTCACCTCTGCTTTCTCCTGGAGACTTGATGGTGATAAAAGACCATATAAATCTTTCAGGTGAAAATCCGGCAATTGGACCTGAAGCAGAGAGATTTGGTGAAAGATTTTTTGATATGACATATGCATATGACAGAGAAATGATTGAAAAAGCAAAAGATGTCTACAAAAAAAATAGAGTTGATTATAAAGAAGGTGTATATGCATTTTTAAAAGGTCCTTCGTATGAAACGCCTTCGGAGATAAAGATGCTAAAAATTATTGGTGCAGATGCTGTTGGTATGTCAACAGTTTTGGAAGTTATTGCAGCACGACAAATGAACATGAGAGTATTTGGAGTTTCATGTATAACAAACATGGCAGCAGGGATTCTTGAAAAAAAACTTTCACATCAAGAGGTCATAGAAGTTACAAAGTTAGTTGAGGAAAAGTTTATAAAAATAATTAGGGATTTGATAGAGATTATTTAA
- a CDS encoding response regulator: MKKVLIVDDAAFVRYSLRQTLEKYGFEVVGEACDGKSCIKLFQQLHPDIVTLDITMPEMNGIEVLKKIMEIDKNAKVVMITALGQEEKVKEAVLNGAKGFIVKPYKEEHLVKVLASL; this comes from the coding sequence ATGAAAAAAGTTTTAATAGTAGACGATGCAGCATTTGTAAGGTATTCTCTAAGACAGACATTAGAAAAATATGGGTTTGAAGTTGTGGGTGAAGCATGTGATGGGAAAAGCTGCATAAAACTTTTTCAGCAACTCCATCCAGATATTGTAACTCTTGATATTACAATGCCTGAGATGAACGGTATAGAGGTTTTGAAAAAGATTATGGAGATTGACAAGAATGCAAAAGTTGTCATGATAACTGCTTTAGGACAAGAAGAAAAAGTAAAAGAGGCAGTATTAAATGGAGCAAAAGGGTTTATAGTAAAGCCATACAAAGAAGAACATTTGGTTAAGGTCTTGGCCTCTTTATAA
- a CDS encoding chemotaxis protein CheA: MNEVQKDPMFEVFMSEAKEIVNSLERIFIELKEGNRNFDVAVTEALRFFHTLKGSSAMMGFDNISKVCHRVEDIFVCMRDEGKLPINLDNFILDMLKLVDFLTIQINRIENLQQPQDAENIEEVLEKIEMSLAENGKAQTESEKRYHIRLLFEEGWEMENLRAFLIVQNLKQYVKVLEYLPSDIEVNMASSEKIKKDGFFISIETLLKKEDIVKLFENFAWVKDIKIEEVSEKASLTKEISSWQNAVQSTHKLINVNIEKVDKLIDLIGEVVITFSMIVQHQEIKTDENSSFKNLTLQMSKLIRELQEVAMSMRMLPLSSTFQRLKRTVIEMSAKLQKPVDVHITGEETELDKVLIEHLTDPLIHIIRNAVDHGIEDKEERLKKGKNITGNVYISAKNSGSEVVISIEDDGRGLNKEKILQRALERGIINSPDDIGEDEIFELIFQPGFSTKEEATEYSGRGVGLDIVKNSIQKIGGRIFVESEKDRGTRFTIRIPLTLAIIDGMLIDVDGNVFVVPLSSIVETFKLEKQQIVLENEVPFVYRRGTCFSVIDLNKIFYGNDIRNKEKTYYLGILITNGEKNGILLVDNMISQQQIVIKTLPAILKQVRGISGCTLLGSGNIAFILDIDALLER; the protein is encoded by the coding sequence GTGAATGAAGTACAAAAAGACCCCATGTTTGAGGTATTTATGAGCGAAGCAAAAGAGATAGTAAATTCACTTGAGAGGATTTTTATCGAACTCAAAGAAGGAAACAGAAACTTTGATGTAGCAGTAACAGAAGCTCTAAGATTTTTCCATACATTAAAAGGTTCCTCAGCGATGATGGGGTTTGACAACATATCTAAGGTTTGTCACAGAGTTGAAGACATCTTTGTTTGTATGAGAGATGAAGGTAAACTACCAATAAACCTTGATAATTTTATTTTAGACATGTTGAAGTTAGTGGATTTTTTAACCATTCAGATAAATCGTATAGAAAACTTGCAGCAGCCTCAAGATGCAGAAAATATCGAAGAGGTTTTAGAAAAGATTGAAATGAGTTTAGCAGAAAATGGTAAGGCGCAAACCGAAAGCGAGAAAAGATATCACATAAGGTTGCTTTTTGAAGAAGGCTGGGAAATGGAGAATTTGAGGGCCTTTCTAATTGTCCAAAATTTGAAACAGTATGTCAAGGTATTAGAATACCTGCCTTCTGATATTGAGGTTAATATGGCATCTTCAGAAAAAATCAAAAAAGATGGTTTTTTTATTTCAATTGAAACTTTACTTAAAAAGGAAGATATAGTTAAACTTTTTGAAAACTTTGCATGGGTAAAAGATATTAAAATTGAAGAAGTATCAGAAAAAGCTTCTTTAACAAAAGAGATAAGTTCATGGCAGAATGCTGTACAATCTACTCATAAACTGATAAATGTTAATATTGAAAAAGTTGATAAGCTAATAGACCTCATTGGCGAAGTGGTAATAACCTTTTCAATGATTGTACAACACCAAGAAATAAAAACTGATGAGAATAGCAGTTTCAAAAATTTAACGCTTCAGATGTCAAAGCTAATAAGAGAACTTCAAGAAGTTGCAATGTCGATGCGTATGCTACCGCTTTCTTCAACATTTCAAAGGCTAAAAAGGACCGTTATTGAGATGTCTGCAAAACTTCAAAAACCAGTTGATGTTCATATCACCGGTGAGGAAACTGAGCTTGACAAAGTTTTGATAGAACACTTAACAGATCCACTGATTCATATAATTAGAAATGCTGTAGATCATGGAATAGAAGACAAAGAAGAAAGATTAAAAAAAGGCAAAAATATAACTGGTAATGTATATATAAGTGCTAAAAATAGCGGGTCTGAAGTGGTTATTAGCATTGAGGATGATGGTAGAGGTCTTAATAAAGAGAAAATATTACAAAGAGCTTTAGAAAGAGGTATTATAAACTCACCTGATGATATTGGAGAAGATGAGATTTTTGAATTAATATTTCAGCCAGGATTTTCTACAAAAGAAGAAGCTACAGAATATTCAGGAAGAGGTGTGGGTCTTGACATTGTTAAAAATAGCATTCAAAAAATTGGGGGAAGAATTTTTGTTGAGTCTGAAAAGGACAGAGGTACAAGATTTACAATTAGAATCCCTCTCACTTTAGCAATAATTGATGGAATGTTAATTGATGTTGACGGCAATGTTTTTGTTGTACCATTGAGCTCAATAGTAGAGACATTTAAACTTGAAAAGCAGCAGATAGTATTGGAAAACGAAGTTCCGTTTGTGTACAGAAGAGGCACATGTTTTAGTGTAATTGATTTGAACAAGATTTTTTATGGAAATGATATACGTAATAAAGAAAAAACATATTATTTAGGAATACTTATTACGAATGGTGAAAAAAATGGTATTTTGCTTGTTGACAATATGATTTCGCAACAGCAGATAGTTATAAAAACTCTGCCTGCTATTTTAAAGCAGGTAAGAGGCATTTCAGGATGTACACTCCTTGGAAGTGGGAATATAGCATTTATTTTGGATATTGATGCTTTACTTGAAAGGTAG
- a CDS encoding chemotaxis protein CheW translates to MQEELLSNKVAEFEETMKDMYLIFKVDDQLYGIEIKYVIEIIGLLPITYVPNQEEYVKGIINLRGKIIPVIDARMRLSKPQKEYNERTCVIVISIDDFLAGIIVDHVSEVAVINKDQISPLPPTYEKIDERFFRGVANLNERLVLIIDCETFVKPDRINL, encoded by the coding sequence ATGCAAGAAGAATTGTTAAGTAATAAAGTAGCTGAGTTTGAAGAAACTATGAAAGATATGTATCTTATATTCAAAGTAGATGACCAGTTATATGGGATAGAGATTAAGTATGTCATAGAGATTATAGGACTTTTACCCATAACCTATGTGCCAAATCAAGAGGAATATGTCAAAGGAATAATTAATTTGAGGGGGAAAATCATTCCTGTGATAGACGCAAGAATGAGACTTTCCAAACCACAAAAAGAATATAACGAAAGGACCTGTGTAATTGTTATAAGTATAGATGATTTTTTAGCTGGTATTATTGTTGACCATGTGAGCGAGGTTGCTGTGATAAATAAGGACCAAATTAGTCCTTTGCCACCCACATATGAGAAAATAGACGAAAGGTTTTTTAGAGGTGTTGCAAACTTAAACGAAAGACTTGTGTTGATAATTGATTGTGAAACTTTTGTTAAGCCAGATAGGATAAATCTTTAA